In the genome of Rhizobium rhizogenes, one region contains:
- a CDS encoding aminoglycoside phosphotransferase family protein, with the protein MSRSIPSFPASWNIEAARQIADTPAGVVYEVTLGDGSLAVAKVLKKKVLKDSLRGADFIEWRAGIGCVELLERSDDILLMEHAGTETLRDVLFRDGNDDATTEIAADVLLKYHQPSQQQPPSSLLTLPLYFESLFRKAERDRTDGVDSPYIEAATLAQELIGRQRNVKPLHGDLHHENIMRGERGWIIIDPAGLIGDAALDVANMFSNPLDRFDLTRSEARIASMAAIFAKALQRDERLLLQYAFAYGCLSAAWHEEDGNAEERDNELAVAATIKTVLAQF; encoded by the coding sequence ATGAGCCGGTCCATCCCCTCCTTTCCGGCCTCGTGGAATATCGAGGCCGCAAGGCAGATTGCCGATACGCCGGCCGGGGTGGTCTACGAGGTAACGCTTGGCGATGGTTCTCTGGCCGTCGCCAAGGTCCTTAAAAAGAAGGTGCTGAAAGACAGCCTGCGCGGCGCCGATTTCATCGAATGGCGTGCCGGCATCGGCTGCGTGGAGCTGCTCGAGCGTTCCGACGATATTCTGCTGATGGAACATGCCGGCACGGAGACCCTGCGCGACGTGCTGTTCCGCGACGGCAATGACGACGCCACCACGGAAATCGCCGCAGATGTCCTTCTCAAATATCATCAACCATCGCAGCAGCAGCCGCCTTCAAGCCTGCTGACGCTGCCGCTCTATTTCGAGAGCCTGTTCCGCAAGGCCGAACGGGACCGTACTGACGGCGTGGATAGCCCCTATATCGAAGCGGCCACGCTGGCGCAGGAACTGATCGGCCGGCAGCGGAATGTGAAACCCCTGCACGGCGATCTGCACCACGAGAACATCATGCGCGGTGAACGCGGCTGGATCATCATCGATCCGGCCGGCCTGATCGGCGATGCGGCGCTCGATGTCGCCAACATGTTCTCCAATCCGCTCGACCGTTTCGACCTCACCCGCAGCGAGGCGCGCATCGCCTCCATGGCGGCGATTTTTGCGAAGGCTTTGCAACGGGACGAACGGCTATTGCTGCAATATGCCTTTGCCTATGGCTGCCTTTCTGCCGCGTGGCACGAAGAGGACGGCAATGCGGAGGAACGCGACAACGAACTCGCTGTCGCGGCGACCATCAAAACGGTGCTTGCACAGTTCTAA
- the argC gene encoding N-acetyl-gamma-glutamyl-phosphate reductase produces MTAKIFIDGEHGTTGLQIRTRLAGRRDIDLLSIPEAERRNAAMREDMLNSADISILCLPDDASREAVSMVAGNNNVRIIDTSTAYRVHKDWAYGFAEMDREQGDKVRSARFVANPGCYPTGAIGLIRPLRAAGILPDGYPVSVNAVSGYTGGGKQMIAQMEDQSRDDAISANNFLYGLTLTHKHVPEMTTHGQLDRAPLFAPSVGRFPQGMIVQVPLFAADLKEGTSIETVHAALTAHYAGQDIVSVVALAESKGLNRIDAEELAGKDTMKLFVFGTPGGEHINLVALLDNLGKGASGAAVQNMELMLSA; encoded by the coding sequence ATGACAGCGAAGATCTTCATCGATGGCGAACACGGCACCACGGGTCTGCAGATCCGCACGCGCCTTGCCGGTCGCCGCGATATTGACCTGCTGTCCATTCCCGAAGCCGAGCGCCGTAATGCGGCGATGCGCGAGGATATGCTCAACAGTGCCGACATTTCCATCCTCTGCCTGCCTGACGATGCTTCCCGGGAAGCCGTCTCCATGGTGGCCGGCAACAACAATGTCCGCATCATCGACACCTCGACCGCCTATCGCGTCCACAAGGACTGGGCTTACGGTTTTGCCGAAATGGACCGGGAACAGGGCGACAAGGTTCGTTCCGCCCGTTTCGTCGCCAATCCGGGCTGCTATCCGACGGGCGCGATCGGCCTCATCCGCCCGCTGCGGGCCGCCGGCATCCTGCCCGACGGTTATCCGGTCAGCGTCAATGCGGTCTCCGGCTACACCGGCGGCGGCAAGCAGATGATCGCGCAGATGGAAGACCAGAGCCGCGACGACGCGATCAGCGCCAATAATTTCCTCTACGGCCTGACGCTCACGCACAAGCACGTGCCGGAAATGACCACTCACGGCCAGCTCGACCGCGCGCCGCTGTTTGCGCCTTCCGTCGGACGTTTCCCGCAGGGTATGATCGTGCAGGTGCCACTGTTTGCCGCCGACCTCAAGGAAGGCACGAGCATCGAGACGGTCCATGCGGCATTGACTGCCCATTATGCGGGGCAGGACATCGTCAGCGTCGTTGCGCTTGCCGAAAGCAAGGGCCTCAACCGCATCGATGCCGAGGAACTGGCCGGCAAGGACACGATGAAGCTCTTCGTCTTCGGTACGCCGGGCGGCGAGCATATCAATCTCGTCGCGCTGCTCGACAATCTCGGCAAGGGCGCATCCGGCGCGGCTGTGCAGAACATGGAGCTGATGCTGTCGGCATGA
- the speB gene encoding agmatinase gives MTGKTIDHAFTATTLTSAATDPTHAGVLSFMRRKYTKNLKGVSTAIWGIPFDAATSNRPGARFGPQAIRRASAIFDNDPQYPFARDLFAHMPTVDYGDCLLDYGNHWKTPDTIEKEARRIISKTDYLLTLGGDHFITWPLLKAHVARHGPLALVQFDAHQDTWFDDGKRIDHGSFVARAARDGLIDADRSIQIGIRTHAPDDFGIRILHGYEVEEMRAGDISSLIVKHTGGMPAYLTFDIDCLDPAFAPGTGTPVAGGPTSAKILSVLRGLGQLDIRGSDVVEVAPAYDHADITAIAGATVAMYMLGLRAERLAKAG, from the coding sequence ATGACCGGCAAAACCATCGACCATGCCTTCACCGCAACGACCCTGACATCGGCCGCCACCGATCCGACCCATGCGGGTGTCCTTTCCTTCATGCGGCGCAAATATACCAAGAACCTCAAGGGCGTATCGACGGCCATCTGGGGCATTCCCTTCGATGCGGCCACCTCCAACCGGCCGGGTGCACGCTTCGGGCCGCAGGCCATCCGCCGCGCCTCGGCGATTTTCGATAACGATCCGCAATATCCTTTCGCGCGCGATCTCTTCGCCCATATGCCGACCGTTGATTATGGCGATTGCCTGCTGGATTACGGCAACCACTGGAAGACGCCTGATACGATCGAAAAGGAAGCGCGCCGGATCATCTCGAAAACGGATTATCTGCTGACGCTCGGCGGCGACCACTTCATTACCTGGCCGCTTTTGAAGGCGCATGTGGCCAGGCACGGGCCGCTGGCGCTGGTGCAGTTCGATGCGCATCAGGACACATGGTTCGATGATGGCAAGCGCATAGACCATGGCTCCTTCGTGGCCCGCGCCGCGCGCGACGGGCTGATCGATGCGGACCGCTCGATCCAGATCGGCATCCGCACCCATGCGCCCGACGATTTCGGCATCCGCATTCTCCACGGTTACGAGGTTGAGGAAATGCGGGCGGGCGATATCTCCTCGCTGATCGTCAAGCATACGGGCGGCATGCCGGCCTATCTGACCTTCGATATCGATTGCCTCGATCCCGCCTTTGCGCCGGGAACCGGCACGCCCGTTGCCGGCGGGCCGACGAGTGCCAAAATTCTCTCCGTTCTGCGCGGGCTCGGCCAGCTCGATATTCGCGGCTCCGATGTGGTGGAGGTGGCGCCCGCTTACGACCATGCGGATATTACCGCCATTGCCGGAGCGACCGTTGCAATGTATATGCTTGGCCTGCGCGCCGAACGGCTGGCCAAGGCCGGCTGA
- a CDS encoding XRE family transcriptional regulator — protein MGGRHSFAQLRDRMSDDARMKSKAEAHRLEEEMDLADVRRALKLSQDEIAQALDIGQSSVAKLEKRADMYVGTLRRFIEAMGGELEIVARFDGRAIKIRNFADLAEKAEK, from the coding sequence ATGGGCGGTAGGCACAGTTTCGCACAGTTGCGCGACCGAATGTCGGATGATGCGCGTATGAAATCAAAAGCCGAAGCCCATCGCCTCGAAGAAGAAATGGATCTTGCTGACGTTCGCAGGGCACTTAAGCTTTCGCAGGATGAAATAGCGCAAGCGTTGGATATTGGCCAAAGCTCGGTCGCGAAACTGGAAAAAAGGGCCGATATGTATGTCGGAACGCTGCGCCGGTTTATCGAGGCGATGGGCGGAGAACTGGAAATCGTCGCCCGCTTCGACGGCCGCGCGATCAAAATTCGCAACTTCGCCGATCTTGCTGAAAAGGCAGAAAAATAA
- a CDS encoding type II toxin-antitoxin system RelE/ParE family toxin yields the protein MSYVVEYTDEFGAWWETLEESEHISIDAYVQKLEERGPRLPFPYSSGIHGSRHAHMRELRIQSGGKPLRIFYAFDPRRMAILLIGGDKTGDKRFYDRMIPIADTLYDEHLTELEREKHHGR from the coding sequence ATGAGCTATGTTGTCGAGTATACGGATGAATTCGGAGCATGGTGGGAAACGCTTGAGGAAAGCGAGCATATCAGCATTGATGCCTATGTTCAGAAACTGGAGGAGCGCGGCCCTCGCCTGCCGTTTCCCTATTCGAGTGGCATTCATGGATCACGGCACGCGCATATGCGGGAATTACGTATCCAGAGCGGAGGAAAACCGCTGCGGATATTTTACGCCTTCGATCCGCGCCGAATGGCAATCCTGCTGATCGGAGGCGACAAGACGGGTGACAAACGGTTCTATGATCGCATGATACCGATTGCCGATACACTTTATGACGAACATCTGACGGAGCTTGAAAGGGAGAAGCACCATGGGCGGTAG
- the rpsI gene encoding 30S ribosomal protein S9 has translation MADLSSLKDLAPASEASAPVHVRKVDTLGRSYATGKRKNAVARVWVKAGSGKIIINGRDFTTYFARPVLQMILQQPIVAAARTGQFDIIATVAGGGLSGQAGAVRHGLSKALTYFEPGLRSVLKKGGFLTRDSRVVERKKYGKAKARRSFQFSKR, from the coding sequence ATGGCCGATCTTTCCTCTCTGAAAGACCTCGCCCCGGCTTCGGAAGCTTCGGCTCCCGTGCACGTCCGCAAGGTTGACACCCTCGGCCGCTCCTACGCGACCGGCAAGCGCAAGAACGCCGTAGCCCGCGTATGGGTCAAGGCCGGTTCTGGCAAGATCATCATCAACGGCCGCGATTTCACCACGTATTTCGCACGTCCGGTTCTGCAGATGATCCTTCAGCAGCCGATCGTCGCCGCTGCCCGCACGGGTCAGTTCGACATCATCGCCACCGTTGCCGGTGGTGGTCTGTCCGGTCAGGCCGGTGCCGTTCGTCACGGTCTGTCCAAGGCCCTCACCTACTTCGAACCGGGCCTGCGCTCCGTTCTGAAGAAGGGTGGCTTCCTGACCCGCGACAGCCGCGTCGTCGAGCGTAAGAAGTACGGTAAGGCCAAGGCCCGCCGTTCGTTCCAGTTCTCCAAGCGCTAA
- the rplM gene encoding 50S ribosomal protein L13 has product MSTFVQKPAEVEKKWVIIDAEGLVVGRLATIVATRLRGKHKATYTPHVDDGDNVIVINAEKVALTGKKYSDKKYYWHTGHPGGIKERTARQIIEGRFPERVVEKAVERMIPRGPLGRRQMKNLRVYAGSNHPHEAQQPVVLDVAALNKKNVRSA; this is encoded by the coding sequence ATGTCTACTTTCGTTCAGAAGCCTGCTGAGGTGGAGAAGAAGTGGGTCATCATCGACGCCGAAGGCCTCGTTGTTGGTCGCCTCGCCACCATCGTTGCAACCCGCCTGCGCGGCAAGCACAAGGCCACCTACACCCCCCACGTCGATGATGGCGACAACGTCATCGTCATCAACGCGGAAAAGGTTGCCCTCACCGGCAAGAAGTATTCCGACAAGAAGTACTACTGGCACACCGGTCACCCGGGTGGCATCAAGGAGCGTACGGCTCGCCAGATCATCGAAGGCCGCTTCCCGGAGCGCGTCGTTGAAAAGGCCGTCGAGCGCATGATCCCGCGCGGCCCGCTCGGCCGTCGCCAGATGAAGAACCTGCGCGTTTACGCTGGTTCCAACCACCCGCACGAAGCACAGCAGCCGGTCGTTCTCGACGTTGCCGCGCTCAACAAGAAGAACGTAAGGAGCGCCTGA
- a CDS encoding EamA family transporter, protein MTIDILLLVLLGAILHAGWNALVKSGSDKSLDASLIAAGAAACSLPFLPFLPLPAPVAIPFLIASAILQFAYFRLVAAAYTIGDIGLVYPVMRGVAPLIVAATSSLFLSEVLSPLALAGISIISAGILTLAFEARRGGGKAILVALLNAFVIASYTFVDGVGARLSGNAISYTLWMSLLPPVLLFGFAFYQRGTSAVMGHVRRNWWRGLVGGGGSILSYGLALYAMTKAPVAVVAALRETSILFALVISVVILKERASLWRYLAGGIIAAGVLVMRLG, encoded by the coding sequence GTGACAATCGACATTCTTCTTCTGGTTCTCCTGGGCGCAATTCTGCATGCCGGATGGAATGCGCTGGTCAAATCCGGATCAGACAAGTCACTGGACGCCTCGCTGATTGCCGCCGGGGCAGCCGCCTGCTCGTTGCCCTTCCTGCCCTTTCTGCCGCTGCCCGCTCCGGTCGCCATTCCCTTCCTGATCGCTTCGGCCATCCTGCAATTCGCCTATTTCCGCCTTGTCGCCGCCGCCTATACGATCGGCGATATCGGCCTTGTCTATCCTGTCATGCGCGGTGTGGCGCCCTTGATCGTCGCCGCGACAAGCAGCCTTTTCCTGAGCGAGGTTCTGAGCCCGCTTGCGCTGGCAGGGATATCAATCATTTCCGCCGGCATCCTCACGCTTGCCTTCGAGGCGCGGCGCGGTGGCGGAAAAGCGATCCTCGTCGCCCTCCTCAACGCCTTCGTCATCGCTTCCTACACTTTCGTGGATGGCGTCGGCGCCAGGCTTTCCGGCAACGCCATCTCCTATACGCTATGGATGTCGCTGCTGCCGCCCGTGCTGCTTTTCGGCTTCGCCTTCTACCAGCGCGGGACGAGCGCCGTCATGGGCCATGTGCGGCGCAACTGGTGGCGCGGCCTGGTCGGCGGCGGAGGCTCCATTCTGTCCTACGGACTGGCCCTCTACGCCATGACCAAGGCCCCCGTCGCCGTCGTCGCGGCACTCAGGGAAACCTCCATTCTCTTTGCGCTGGTGATTTCCGTCGTGATACTGAAGGAACGCGCCAGCCTCTGGCGTTATCTTGCCGGCGGCATCATCGCGGCAGGCGTTCTGGTCATGCGACTGGGGTAA
- a CDS encoding CoA-binding protein produces MQHDTYEPDYLRKILTDVRTIALLGASPNPDRPSHGVMRFLLSKGYRVFPVNPGQAGKEILGQKVYARLADIPEPVDMVDVFRAAEYLPAVVEEAILLPQRPKVIWGQLSVRDDNAAAKAEAYGVNVVMDRCPAIEYPRLNIMR; encoded by the coding sequence ATGCAGCATGATACTTACGAACCGGACTATCTCAGAAAAATCCTCACCGATGTCAGGACCATCGCCCTGCTTGGCGCCTCACCCAATCCGGACCGGCCGAGCCATGGCGTCATGCGGTTCCTGCTGTCGAAGGGCTATCGGGTGTTTCCCGTCAATCCCGGTCAGGCGGGCAAGGAGATATTGGGGCAGAAGGTCTATGCCCGGCTCGCGGATATTCCGGAACCGGTGGATATGGTCGATGTCTTCCGGGCGGCGGAATATCTGCCCGCGGTCGTCGAGGAGGCTATCCTGTTGCCGCAGCGACCGAAAGTGATCTGGGGTCAGCTATCCGTGCGGGACGACAACGCCGCCGCCAAGGCGGAGGCCTATGGCGTGAACGTGGTGATGGATCGTTGCCCCGCAATTGAGTATCCGCGTCTCAATATTATGCGATAG
- a CDS encoding O-acetylhomoserine aminocarboxypropyltransferase, with translation MPSSNPGFSTLAVHAGAQPDPTTGARATPIYQTTAYAFRDADHAAALFGLKEFGNIYTRIMNPTQAVLEERVAALEGGTAALAVASGHAAQLLVFHTLLQHGDNFVAARQLYGGSINQFGHAFKGFDWQVRWADATDPESFEAQIDDRTRAVFIESLANPGGTFVDIAAIADIAHRHGLPLIVDNTMASPYLLRPLEHGADIVLHSLTKFLGGHGNSMGGIIVDGGTFDWSATDRYPALSQPRPEYSGVVLHQTFGNFAFAIACRVLGLRDLGPAISPFNAFLILTGIETLPLRVQRHSDNALAVARWLKAHPKVGWVHYAGLEDSDNHALQQHYSPKGAGSVFTFGVRGGYAAGKALVEGLQLFSHLANIGDTRSLVIHPASTTHAQLTPEQQAAAGAGADVVRLSVGIEDVKDIIADLEQSLAKI, from the coding sequence ATGCCGAGCAGCAATCCCGGTTTCTCAACGTTGGCCGTCCATGCCGGCGCGCAGCCTGATCCGACCACCGGCGCGCGCGCGACGCCCATCTACCAGACGACCGCTTACGCTTTCCGTGATGCCGATCACGCCGCGGCGCTGTTCGGGCTGAAGGAATTCGGCAATATCTATACCCGCATCATGAACCCCACCCAGGCGGTTCTGGAAGAGCGTGTCGCGGCGCTTGAAGGCGGCACGGCGGCGCTTGCCGTCGCATCCGGCCACGCCGCGCAACTGCTGGTCTTTCACACGCTGCTGCAGCATGGCGACAATTTCGTCGCTGCCCGCCAGCTTTATGGCGGCTCGATCAACCAGTTCGGCCACGCCTTCAAGGGCTTCGACTGGCAGGTGCGCTGGGCGGATGCGACCGATCCGGAAAGTTTCGAGGCGCAGATCGATGACCGCACGCGCGCCGTCTTCATCGAAAGCCTCGCCAATCCCGGGGGGACTTTCGTGGATATCGCCGCAATTGCCGACATTGCCCACCGGCACGGCCTGCCGCTCATCGTCGACAATACCATGGCGAGCCCGTACCTGTTGCGGCCGCTCGAACACGGCGCGGATATCGTGCTGCATTCGCTGACGAAATTTCTCGGTGGCCACGGCAATTCCATGGGCGGCATCATCGTTGACGGCGGCACCTTCGACTGGTCGGCGACCGACAGATATCCGGCGCTGTCGCAGCCGCGGCCGGAATATTCGGGCGTCGTGCTGCACCAGACCTTCGGCAATTTCGCTTTCGCCATCGCCTGCCGTGTGCTTGGTCTGCGTGATCTGGGGCCGGCCATCTCGCCCTTCAACGCCTTTCTCATTTTGACCGGCATAGAAACCCTGCCGCTGCGCGTTCAGCGTCATTCCGATAACGCGCTCGCCGTCGCCAGATGGCTGAAGGCGCATCCGAAAGTCGGTTGGGTGCATTATGCCGGGCTGGAGGACAGCGATAACCACGCCCTGCAGCAGCATTATTCGCCAAAAGGGGCAGGCTCCGTCTTCACCTTCGGCGTCAGGGGCGGCTATGCCGCCGGCAAGGCGCTGGTGGAAGGGTTGCAGCTTTTTTCACATCTCGCCAATATCGGCGATACGCGCTCGCTCGTCATCCATCCGGCCTCCACCACCCATGCGCAGCTGACGCCGGAACAGCAGGCGGCGGCCGGCGCCGGGGCGGATGTGGTGCGCCTCTCCGTCGGCATTGAGGATGTCAAGGACATCATCGCCGATCTTGAACAGTCCCTTGCGAAGATCTGA
- a CDS encoding cupin domain-containing protein encodes MTNLLTFEDGPVEAEHGAPAPERLISGDPKFTTWNLEEAPGGIYAGIWQSTPGKWRVIYDEWEYFSILEGHSILTEDGGAPRDLRPGDRVVLRPGFTGTWEVVETTRKDYVIRL; translated from the coding sequence ATGACGAATTTGCTGACATTCGAAGATGGGCCGGTTGAGGCGGAGCACGGTGCGCCTGCGCCGGAAAGACTGATTTCCGGCGATCCGAAATTCACCACATGGAATCTGGAGGAAGCGCCGGGCGGCATCTATGCCGGCATCTGGCAATCCACGCCCGGAAAATGGCGGGTGATCTATGACGAATGGGAATATTTCAGCATTCTCGAAGGCCATTCCATCCTGACGGAGGATGGCGGAGCGCCACGCGACCTGAGGCCGGGCGACAGGGTGGTCCTGCGCCCCGGCTTCACGGGGACATGGGAGGTCGTGGAGACGACGCGGAAGGATTATGTCATCCGGCTGTGA
- a CDS encoding type II toxin-antitoxin system VapC family toxin, which produces MKYPLDTHALLWWLSDHEQHKAGRLSGTSHQQRAYGSQRHATGDHRDPFDRILAAQAILENMALISIDEKIPSPGVMTRR; this is translated from the coding sequence ATGAAATATCCTCTGGATACTCATGCTTTGCTCTGGTGGCTAAGCGACCATGAGCAACATAAGGCGGGAAGGCTTTCAGGAACTTCCCATCAGCAGCGCGCATATGGTTCGCAGCGCCATGCTACCGGGGATCACCGCGATCCGTTCGACCGGATTCTCGCGGCTCAGGCGATCCTCGAAAACATGGCACTGATATCCATCGACGAGAAAATTCCCTCGCCGGGCGTCATGACGCGCCGGTAG
- a CDS encoding cytochrome P450, translating into MTATFPFLKIDPATRRVSLNARDPAFYNDPNPVYAALHAQCPTFYWEEQRQWFFTGYDHVSALLRDRRFGRQILHVASREEIGLAEPLEHVKHFDAAEQHSLLELEPPEHTRLRTLINRAFVSRHVDKMKPEIEELANRLIDAFEANSETELLSSYADIIPVTMIARMIGIPEEMGPQLLKWSHAYVGMYMFKRTAGDELLADTAAREFSDYVRSVIAERRAEPQDDLLSHMIHTEHKGQYLTDDELVSTTIVLLNAGHEATVHQIGNSVRIILESGISPDTLFSDETTTERTVEETLRICAPVHIFQRWVLEPVEIDGVTFKRGDKVSLILAAANLDPAKFSDPLAFRPGRNEGVNVSFGAGIHFCIGAPLARLELNLALPLLFRRLPGLRIAQPPKVKDVYHFHGLERLDLAW; encoded by the coding sequence ATGACAGCGACATTTCCCTTCCTCAAAATCGATCCCGCCACACGCCGCGTTTCACTGAATGCGCGTGATCCCGCCTTCTACAATGATCCGAACCCGGTCTATGCGGCCCTGCACGCGCAATGTCCCACCTTTTACTGGGAAGAGCAGCGGCAATGGTTCTTCACCGGATACGACCATGTGAGCGCGCTTCTGCGCGACCGCCGGTTCGGCAGACAAATCCTGCATGTGGCAAGCCGGGAGGAAATCGGCCTGGCCGAGCCGCTGGAACATGTAAAGCACTTCGACGCCGCCGAGCAGCACTCGCTGCTGGAACTGGAGCCGCCGGAACATACGCGGCTGCGCACGCTCATCAACCGCGCCTTCGTGTCGCGGCACGTCGACAAGATGAAACCGGAAATCGAGGAACTGGCCAACCGCCTGATCGACGCCTTCGAAGCCAATAGCGAAACCGAACTGCTGTCTTCTTATGCCGACATCATTCCGGTGACGATGATCGCCCGCATGATCGGCATTCCCGAAGAGATGGGGCCGCAGCTCCTGAAATGGTCACATGCCTATGTCGGCATGTACATGTTCAAACGCACTGCCGGGGACGAGCTTCTTGCCGACACGGCAGCCAGGGAATTTTCAGACTATGTGCGCAGCGTGATCGCGGAACGGCGGGCGGAGCCGCAAGACGATCTCTTGAGCCACATGATCCATACGGAACACAAGGGCCAGTATCTGACCGACGACGAGCTGGTCTCCACCACCATCGTGCTGCTGAACGCCGGGCACGAGGCGACCGTGCACCAGATCGGCAATTCCGTTCGCATCATCCTGGAAAGCGGCATCTCGCCTGACACCCTGTTCAGCGACGAGACGACCACGGAACGCACGGTTGAAGAGACGCTGCGTATCTGCGCGCCGGTCCATATTTTCCAGCGCTGGGTTCTGGAACCGGTCGAGATCGACGGTGTGACGTTCAAACGCGGTGACAAGGTCAGCCTCATTCTGGCCGCGGCCAATCTCGATCCGGCAAAGTTTTCCGATCCACTGGCCTTCCGACCTGGCCGGAACGAGGGCGTCAATGTCTCCTTCGGCGCCGGTATCCATTTCTGCATCGGCGCACCGCTGGCAAGGCTGGAGCTTAATCTTGCCCTGCCGCTGCTGTTCAGACGCCTGCCGGGTCTCAGGATCGCCCAGCCGCCAAAGGTCAAGGACGTCTATCATTTCCATGGTCTGGAACGGCTCGATCTGGCGTGGTGA
- a CDS encoding diguanylate cyclase codes for MLDAKTGMLLWASETFTLAVLLGTLWLHRPSRQHNFHFAAGFLSTGVGAILVALRGDIPYFLSIEVGNTLALAAFSFWLAGLLSFEQRKLGGWIAIPALLWVGGMLVPPVRESMISRILLYHACAAVAYFMLAGVVLANRSRASLSRKVLAATFILQAFFGAVVATVVIPGDITSPNAVALTSPLAFSGMLGFTVIIMISAKIIMEDTEARLHRLAMTDHLTGVLNRRGLLEEFERIKKRSSASSRYVALVLFDIDHFKKINDKYGHQSGDAVLVHFCDIARRVIGDRGLFVRMGGEEFALVAEVESPSSTVTLAEAIRSNLRLSRISSRGEGIEVTTSVGISEALIRDAELSVMMTEADRALYAAKKAGRNRTVIHVNSANVVVPSVDRDENPMDNNADRQVAALNRISAIASR; via the coding sequence ATGCTGGATGCAAAAACGGGCATGCTGCTCTGGGCGTCGGAGACGTTCACCCTCGCAGTCCTTCTGGGAACCCTGTGGCTGCACCGCCCTTCCCGCCAGCATAATTTCCATTTCGCCGCCGGTTTCCTTTCCACCGGTGTCGGCGCCATCCTCGTCGCCCTGCGCGGCGATATCCCCTATTTCCTGTCGATCGAAGTCGGCAATACACTCGCGCTTGCAGCTTTCAGCTTCTGGCTGGCCGGCCTTCTCTCCTTCGAGCAACGCAAGCTCGGCGGCTGGATCGCCATTCCGGCGCTTCTGTGGGTGGGCGGAATGCTTGTCCCACCGGTGCGGGAAAGCATGATTTCACGTATCCTGCTCTACCATGCCTGTGCCGCGGTCGCTTATTTCATGCTGGCGGGCGTCGTTCTGGCAAACCGGAGCCGGGCGTCGCTCAGCCGCAAGGTTCTTGCCGCGACCTTCATTCTGCAGGCCTTTTTTGGCGCGGTCGTCGCAACCGTCGTCATTCCCGGCGATATCACATCCCCCAACGCCGTCGCGCTGACGTCGCCGCTCGCCTTCTCAGGCATGCTCGGCTTCACCGTCATCATCATGATCAGCGCGAAAATCATCATGGAAGATACCGAAGCCCGGCTGCACCGGCTTGCCATGACGGACCACCTCACCGGCGTCCTCAACCGGCGCGGCCTTCTGGAAGAGTTCGAGCGCATCAAAAAACGGTCGTCCGCCTCCAGCCGCTACGTGGCGCTGGTGCTGTTCGACATCGATCATTTCAAGAAGATCAACGACAAATACGGCCATCAGTCCGGCGATGCGGTGCTCGTGCATTTCTGCGATATCGCCCGGCGCGTCATTGGCGATCGTGGCCTTTTCGTCAGGATGGGCGGCGAAGAATTCGCGCTGGTGGCCGAGGTCGAAAGCCCGTCCAGCACCGTTACGCTGGCCGAGGCCATCCGCAGCAATCTGCGCCTTTCCAGAATCAGCTCACGCGGCGAAGGTATCGAAGTCACCACCAGCGTCGGCATCTCCGAAGCCCTGATCAGGGATGCCGAGCTGAGCGTGATGATGACGGAAGCCGACCGCGCGCTTTACGCCGCGAAAAAGGCCGGACGCAACAGGACCGTCATCCACGTGAATTCGGCCAATGTCGTCGTGCCTTCCGTGGACCGGGACGAAAATCCGATGGACAATAATGCCGACCGGCAGGTTGCGGCACTGAACCGGATATCCGCCATCGCCAGCCGGTGA